One region of Chryseobacterium sp. C-71 genomic DNA includes:
- the pdxA gene encoding 4-hydroxythreonine-4-phosphate dehydrogenase PdxA: MSPKNHKVRVGISIGDFNGIGPEIIMKSLKDKTITDFFTPIIFGSGKLFTYQKNIFKLNLNFNYITETSQAQNGKLNMLNLVKDNSNVELGKPSEESTKMAIDSLEAATEALMKGEIDVLVTAPINKDEMMKMGFKHAGHTGYFEEKFNKKGLMFLVTDGLKVAVSTHHIPISQVAENISKEKIKKQIKALNQTLIEDFSISKPKIAVLGLNPHSGDGGVIGNEEIEIISPAIKELSDQGILAFGPFPADSFFQPSKYQSFDAVLAMYHDQGLAPFKTLAYEEGVNYTAGLPFIRTSPDHGVAYDIAGKNIADEQSFMEAIFMAIKIFKNRSDYKEMMANRLQPRRMPSDNGIDEDLPVESEM, encoded by the coding sequence ATGAGCCCAAAAAACCATAAAGTACGAGTAGGAATTTCAATTGGTGACTTCAACGGCATTGGCCCGGAAATCATCATGAAATCTCTGAAAGACAAAACCATTACCGACTTTTTTACCCCAATTATTTTCGGCTCAGGGAAATTATTCACTTACCAGAAGAATATTTTTAAGCTCAATTTAAATTTCAACTATATCACAGAAACTTCACAGGCTCAAAACGGAAAGCTGAATATGCTTAATTTGGTGAAAGATAATTCTAATGTAGAACTAGGGAAACCATCAGAAGAATCTACCAAAATGGCTATTGATTCTTTGGAAGCTGCAACTGAAGCTTTGATGAAAGGCGAAATTGATGTTTTAGTCACTGCACCAATCAACAAAGACGAAATGATGAAGATGGGCTTTAAACACGCAGGTCATACCGGTTATTTTGAAGAAAAATTCAACAAAAAAGGACTGATGTTTTTGGTAACAGATGGTTTGAAAGTAGCCGTTTCTACGCATCACATTCCGATTTCTCAGGTTGCCGAAAATATTTCAAAAGAAAAAATCAAGAAACAGATTAAGGCATTAAACCAAACTTTGATTGAAGATTTTTCTATATCTAAACCAAAAATTGCGGTTTTAGGTTTAAATCCACACTCTGGAGATGGTGGCGTCATCGGAAATGAAGAAATTGAAATCATTTCGCCAGCCATTAAAGAACTTTCAGATCAGGGAATCTTGGCTTTCGGGCCTTTTCCTGCTGACAGCTTCTTCCAACCGAGCAAATATCAAAGTTTTGACGCCGTTTTAGCGATGTATCACGATCAAGGCTTAGCACCATTTAAAACTTTAGCTTACGAAGAAGGCGTAAATTACACCGCAGGACTTCCATTTATCAGAACTTCACCAGATCATGGCGTTGCGTATGATATTGCAGGGAAAAACATAGCCGATGAACAAAGTTTTATGGAAGCAATTTTCATGGCAATTAAGATTTTTAAAAACAGAAGCGATTATAAAGAAATGATGGCCAACAGACTTCAGCCAAGAAGAATGCCTTCAGACAACGGAATTGATGAAGATCTTCCTGTAGAAAGCGAAATGTAA
- a CDS encoding WG repeat-containing protein: MEKSFMTCNFYYVMKSLLFLLVFLVSERFFSQRNYDEDSLRNAERNRFIFEKNKKYGVLDGAGKKLTKPLYNNISFVYNNLFIATKDTLKGVLNKKGQFILPLVYKDIDTNIGYLTDSKTFFAADFNDEGFIYNKKGEKISNLKFSLGKLSSSRGNHLAEMILINKEGYRQRKLVKVLDESASVIEIPGYENEKLTGIFVNFEGFDKENVSARDFVRNNRSVISFYKNHSHVGLFNIHTNKVIPAIYQGLKYDSFSKRIYLLKDKFYSFSVDGHLENPIENNDKIIKIHSDNFFCINGKNNMIIKRNGIEVPFSYPKLEEYHDESRVHYNQISYQDHLYYRNLFKYYLNSDDKKHGLINFQGKILTKAEYDEITLLFYSDDSNYDAVENNKFYEENKIDIVSVAQNILSDGSKKIDVINRKGNAIVTLNLPKNLFLYLSGVKLSHFTKNGNLFLESYSKSDKGHSVDKFYMFNFYTGKLIIETDKAPISEVSNVGYKTVFHDTDKKVKIITVYNLKAEKIGIYTLKNDWQNNDYENDFDGVFPYKENGKEGLKNFSNEIIVKAVYDKIKAVGNEFYIVIKDNKYGVLNNKGSLLVNEKSEEIVYDFYTKCFKDVVTWKSYFCLDNKK, encoded by the coding sequence ATGGAGAAGAGTTTTATGACCTGTAACTTCTATTATGTAATGAAATCACTGCTTTTCCTACTTGTCTTTTTAGTTTCTGAACGTTTTTTTTCGCAGAGGAATTATGACGAAGATTCTCTGAGAAATGCTGAAAGAAACAGATTTATTTTTGAAAAAAATAAAAAATATGGTGTATTAGATGGAGCTGGTAAAAAACTTACTAAGCCGCTTTATAATAATATAAGTTTTGTTTACAACAATCTATTTATAGCTACAAAAGATACCTTGAAAGGTGTTCTGAATAAAAAAGGACAGTTTATTTTACCCTTAGTTTATAAGGATATTGACACTAATATTGGTTATTTAACAGACTCAAAAACTTTTTTCGCAGCAGATTTTAATGATGAGGGTTTTATCTACAATAAAAAGGGAGAAAAGATTTCTAATTTGAAATTTAGTTTAGGAAAACTTAGCAGTAGCAGAGGAAATCATTTAGCTGAAATGATTCTCATCAATAAAGAAGGTTATCGGCAGCGAAAGCTGGTTAAAGTTCTTGATGAAAGTGCTTCAGTAATAGAAATTCCAGGTTATGAAAATGAAAAGCTTACAGGTATATTTGTAAATTTTGAAGGTTTCGACAAAGAAAATGTTTCTGCAAGAGACTTTGTAAGAAACAATCGTTCTGTTATTTCTTTTTATAAAAATCATTCTCACGTAGGATTATTTAATATACATACCAATAAAGTGATCCCGGCGATTTATCAAGGGTTGAAATATGATTCTTTTTCTAAAAGAATCTACTTGTTGAAAGATAAATTTTACAGTTTTTCTGTGGATGGCCATCTCGAAAATCCAATTGAAAATAATGATAAAATAATAAAAATTCATTCGGATAATTTTTTCTGTATCAACGGAAAAAATAATATGATTATAAAGCGAAATGGTATTGAAGTTCCTTTTTCTTACCCAAAATTAGAAGAATATCACGATGAGTCAAGAGTTCATTATAATCAGATTTCTTATCAAGATCATTTGTATTATAGAAATTTGTTCAAATATTATCTTAACAGTGACGATAAAAAGCATGGGCTCATCAATTTTCAGGGAAAAATATTAACAAAAGCTGAATATGATGAAATTACTCTGCTTTTTTATAGTGACGACTCAAATTATGATGCTGTTGAGAACAATAAGTTTTATGAGGAGAACAAAATTGATATTGTCTCAGTAGCACAAAATATTCTATCTGATGGGTCAAAAAAAATTGATGTCATTAACAGAAAAGGAAATGCTATTGTGACTCTTAATCTTCCTAAAAATCTTTTTTTATATTTATCAGGAGTTAAACTTAGTCACTTTACGAAAAATGGCAACCTGTTTCTTGAATCTTATTCCAAAAGTGATAAAGGACATTCTGTAGATAAGTTTTATATGTTTAACTTTTACACCGGAAAACTGATAATTGAAACAGATAAAGCTCCAATTTCTGAGGTCTCAAATGTTGGATACAAAACTGTTTTTCATGACACGGATAAGAAAGTTAAAATAATTACCGTGTACAATCTCAAGGCTGAAAAAATAGGGATCTATACTTTAAAAAACGACTGGCAAAATAATGACTACGAAAATGATTTCGACGGAGTTTTCCCATATAAAGAAAACGGAAAAGAAGGTCTTAAAAACTTTAGTAATGAAATAATCGTTAAAGCAGTTTACGATAAAATTAAAGCTGTTGGTAATGAGTTCTATATTGTGATTAAAGACAATAAATACGGCGTTCTTAATAATAAAGGTAGTTTGCTTGTAAATGAAAAGTCGGAGGAAATTGTTTATGATTTTTATACCAAATGTTTTAAAGATGTAGTAACTTGGAAGTCTTATTTCTGTTTGGATAACAAAAAGTAA
- a CDS encoding riboflavin synthase: MFTGIIEAIGVIEKIEENGSNINFTLSCPFTHELKIDQSLAHNGCCLTVVEITESQYVVTAINETLEKTNLGKWEVGSVVNLERCMMMNGRLDGHIVQGHVDQTGEIIDIENKDGSYFVTVQYSSEGGFVTVPQGSITVNGISLTVAKSGDFQFSVAIIPYTWEFTNMKNVKIGDKVNLEFDIVGKYIAKLINNKNVV, from the coding sequence ATGTTCACAGGAATTATTGAAGCGATAGGGGTTATTGAAAAAATTGAAGAAAACGGCAGCAACATTAATTTTACTTTAAGTTGTCCGTTTACTCATGAATTAAAGATTGATCAGAGTCTTGCTCACAACGGCTGTTGTCTTACGGTGGTTGAGATTACCGAGAGCCAATACGTTGTTACTGCAATCAATGAGACATTAGAAAAAACCAATTTAGGAAAGTGGGAAGTAGGAAGTGTAGTGAATCTTGAGCGCTGCATGATGATGAATGGAAGACTTGATGGCCACATCGTTCAGGGACATGTAGATCAAACCGGTGAAATAATTGACATTGAGAACAAAGATGGCAGCTATTTTGTTACTGTACAGTATAGTTCAGAAGGGGGTTTCGTAACAGTTCCGCAAGGTTCAATCACTGTAAACGGAATCAGTCTTACTGTTGCCAAAAGCGGAGATTTTCAGTTTTCGGTAGCTATTATTCCTTACACTTGGGAGTTTACCAATATGAAAAATGTGAAAATCGGTGATAAAGTCAACCTTGAATTTGATATCGTTGGTAAATACATTGCTAAATTAATTAACAACAAGAATGTCGTTTAA
- the accB gene encoding acetyl-CoA carboxylase biotin carboxyl carrier protein: MDIKDIQNLIKFVSKAEVSEVKYKTKDFEITIKTPLGGNEVSYVAQPQMYQQAPQQVAPGHAPAAVSGSTEKAEAVSDDSKYVTIKSPMIGTFYRKPSPDKDVFVNVGDEVSNGKVVCVIEAMKLFNQIESEVSGKIVKILVDDATPVEYDQPLFLVDPS, from the coding sequence ATGGACATTAAAGACATACAGAATCTTATCAAGTTTGTATCTAAAGCTGAAGTTTCTGAGGTGAAGTACAAGACCAAAGATTTCGAAATTACTATTAAAACTCCGCTGGGAGGCAATGAGGTAAGCTACGTTGCGCAACCGCAAATGTATCAGCAGGCTCCTCAACAAGTAGCTCCTGGTCACGCACCAGCTGCTGTTTCCGGATCTACAGAAAAAGCTGAAGCGGTATCTGATGATAGTAAATATGTAACAATTAAATCTCCAATGATCGGAACTTTCTACAGAAAACCTTCTCCAGATAAAGACGTTTTTGTAAATGTAGGTGATGAAGTATCAAACGGAAAAGTAGTTTGTGTAATCGAAGCAATGAAGTTATTCAACCAAATCGAGTCTGAAGTAAGCGGTAAAATCGTTAAAATTTTAGTTGACGACGCTACACCTGTAGAATATGACCAACCATTATTCTTAGTAGATCCATCTTAA
- a CDS encoding glycosyltransferase family 9 protein, with amino-acid sequence MGDVLVTSTILSLLKNKYPKSEISFLLEEKHSQILIGNPNIDHFLFFSNDSTKTLSEIKQYKFDLVIDLYSKIETAIITFFSGAKTRIGFFKKYTQFFYNYPVKRSTKVKSKNTTLGIEHRLQMLEPLGIQFQEVFPKVYIQEDELKNAQQILDENGLSSTDNLIMISTFGSSEEKTYPIEYMVELLEYITGYKSNAKILCNYLPSQKKLFGTLYSQLSDRAKSSIIKNFDTKNLREFAAVTSLCKCLIGNEGGATNVSKSLDIPTFTIFSPHIRKSDWAWTSKPEVDKFLHINDFVKNSKNYSDFKPSFLKTDLEEFLDQTIV; translated from the coding sequence ATGGGTGATGTACTCGTGACGAGTACAATACTGTCTTTACTGAAAAATAAATATCCAAAATCTGAAATCAGTTTTCTTTTGGAAGAAAAACATTCTCAAATCCTGATTGGTAATCCAAATATCGATCATTTTTTGTTTTTTAGTAATGATAGTACAAAAACTCTGTCTGAGATAAAGCAATACAAATTTGATTTGGTAATCGACCTTTATTCAAAAATAGAAACTGCAATTATCACTTTTTTTTCGGGAGCTAAAACAAGAATTGGTTTCTTCAAAAAATATACTCAGTTTTTCTACAATTACCCAGTAAAAAGATCAACAAAAGTAAAATCAAAAAATACGACTTTAGGAATTGAGCATCGTTTGCAGATGTTGGAACCGTTGGGAATTCAATTTCAGGAAGTTTTCCCTAAAGTTTATATACAGGAAGATGAGCTTAAAAACGCACAGCAAATTTTAGATGAAAACGGATTATCATCAACAGATAATCTCATCATGATAAGCACTTTCGGAAGTTCTGAAGAGAAAACTTATCCGATTGAATATATGGTAGAATTGCTTGAATATATTACTGGTTACAAATCCAACGCAAAAATATTGTGCAATTATCTCCCTTCTCAGAAAAAACTTTTTGGAACATTATATTCTCAACTTTCTGATAGAGCTAAGAGTTCAATTATTAAGAATTTTGACACTAAAAATCTTCGTGAGTTTGCTGCTGTTACAAGTTTATGCAAATGTTTGATCGGTAACGAAGGTGGAGCAACTAATGTGAGCAAATCTCTCGACATTCCTACTTTTACTATTTTTTCGCCACACATCCGTAAATCCGATTGGGCATGGACAAGCAAACCGGAAGTGGATAAATTTTTGCATATCAATGATTTCGTAAAGAATTCTAAAAACTATTCGGATTTTAAGCCATCATTTTTAAAAACCGATTTAGAAGAGTTTTTGGATCAAACGATTGTGTAA
- the rocD gene encoding ornithine--oxo-acid transaminase, which produces MSTAEQTKNSQYFIELEKKHGAHNYHPLPVVLDKGEGVFVWDVEGKKYYDFLSAYSAVNQGHSHPKIVEALVNQAKKLALTSRAFYNSSLGEYEKKITTLFGFDKVLPMNSGAEAVETAVKLARKWSYEVKGIAENAAKIVVCENNFHGRTTTIVSFSNDPDANKNYGPFTPGFVKIPYNDLAALEEVLKNEASNIAAFLVEPIQGEAGVYVPDENFLKDASELCKKYNVLFIADEVQTGIARTGKLIACHHENVQPDILILGKALSGGMYPVSAVLANDEIMNVIKPGQHGSTFGGNPIACAVAIAALDLVEEEKLSERAEEMGQLFRSEIEKVIEKSDLITKVRGKGLLNAILINDTPESSTAWNLCLQLKENGLLAKPTHGNIIRLAPPLVITEEQLLDCVKIIEKTVLEFGK; this is translated from the coding sequence ATGTCAACAGCAGAACAAACAAAAAATTCACAATACTTCATCGAGCTCGAAAAAAAACATGGCGCACATAACTACCATCCGCTTCCTGTGGTTTTAGATAAAGGTGAAGGCGTATTTGTTTGGGACGTTGAAGGTAAAAAATATTATGATTTTCTTTCAGCATATTCAGCTGTTAATCAAGGACATTCTCACCCGAAAATTGTGGAAGCTTTAGTTAATCAAGCTAAGAAATTGGCTTTAACATCAAGAGCATTTTACAATTCAAGTTTAGGAGAATACGAGAAAAAAATCACTACCCTTTTCGGATTTGATAAAGTTTTACCTATGAATTCCGGAGCTGAAGCGGTGGAAACTGCGGTGAAATTAGCAAGAAAATGGAGTTACGAAGTAAAAGGAATTGCAGAAAACGCTGCCAAAATTGTTGTTTGTGAAAATAATTTTCACGGAAGAACCACGACAATCGTTTCTTTCTCAAATGATCCCGATGCAAACAAAAACTATGGTCCTTTCACACCGGGATTCGTAAAAATTCCGTACAATGACCTTGCAGCTTTAGAAGAAGTCCTGAAAAATGAGGCATCAAATATTGCAGCATTTTTAGTTGAGCCAATTCAGGGAGAAGCCGGAGTTTACGTTCCGGACGAAAACTTCTTGAAAGATGCTTCTGAGCTTTGTAAAAAATATAACGTTCTTTTCATCGCAGACGAAGTTCAAACCGGAATTGCAAGAACAGGTAAATTGATTGCCTGTCATCACGAAAATGTGCAACCCGATATTTTGATTTTAGGCAAAGCTCTTTCAGGAGGAATGTATCCTGTTTCTGCAGTTTTGGCGAACGACGAAATCATGAATGTTATCAAACCAGGGCAGCACGGTTCTACTTTCGGAGGAAATCCAATCGCTTGTGCAGTTGCCATTGCCGCTTTAGATCTTGTAGAAGAAGAAAAACTTTCGGAAAGAGCGGAAGAAATGGGTCAATTATTCAGATCTGAAATTGAAAAAGTGATTGAGAAATCTGATTTGATTACCAAAGTAAGAGGAAAAGGTTTGTTAAATGCCATTTTAATCAACGATACACCAGAGAGTTCAACTGCCTGGAATCTTTGTTTACAATTAAAAGAAAACGGATTATTGGCAAAACCAACCCACGGAAACATTATAAGACTAGCTCCACCATTGGTGATTACAGAAGAGCAATTATTGGACTGTGTGAAGATTATCGAAAAAACAGTTTTGGAGTTTGGGAAATAA
- a CDS encoding HAMP domain-containing sensor histidine kinase — MSFNKYKGYSLRNRVFFGFLLVCLLSVAASSLVPYFVLRNNSLQQSKIDMQEKTNAVMRYLDYAVSQSTVRTEDLPVVLKNKIFEIADINQHDIIIYDLKGNYLLSSRDGNLVDKKKIPINIVNKLLSTEARYDFREVDESKDAVFTSSYLLLKNNMWEPIGIIYIPLYHNESAYLDVLHKYVIYILIVDILLIAFSIWLSWVTSTNLAKNITKFSDMITRITLFENEMRPIKYYKNDELNALARAYNRMILQIQDQKERLRFKASEEAWREMAKQVAHEVKNPLTPMKLTIQNFERKFDPNDPDVGEKVKRLSKTMVDQIDLIATVASAFSEFAKLPEKNNEVINLNTEIDDILRVFNDDQIFVHSNKSNIMISMDRIYLSRIITNLVTNAKQAQSDDRNLLVNVDIEQHQRKVIISVQDNGIGIAENMFERIFEPNFTSKNSGMGLGLSMVRKMVEDYKGQITVKSEIGKGSTFIITLPTNL; from the coding sequence ATGTCGTTTAATAAATATAAAGGATATAGTTTAAGAAACCGGGTTTTTTTTGGTTTCCTACTCGTATGTCTTTTGAGTGTTGCTGCTTCTTCATTGGTGCCCTACTTTGTTTTGAGAAATAATTCTCTGCAGCAAAGTAAAATCGATATGCAGGAGAAGACCAATGCGGTGATGAGGTATCTGGATTACGCAGTCAGTCAGTCGACGGTGCGTACAGAAGATCTTCCTGTGGTTTTGAAGAATAAAATTTTTGAAATTGCAGACATCAATCAACACGATATTATTATTTATGATTTAAAAGGAAACTACTTACTTTCCAGTAGGGACGGAAATTTAGTTGATAAGAAAAAGATTCCGATTAATATTGTGAATAAACTTCTTTCTACGGAAGCGAGATATGATTTTCGGGAGGTAGATGAGTCAAAAGATGCCGTTTTTACGTCATCTTATTTGCTCTTAAAAAACAATATGTGGGAACCGATTGGGATTATCTATATTCCTTTGTATCACAATGAATCTGCTTATCTTGATGTTCTTCATAAATATGTCATTTATATTTTGATCGTTGATATTTTACTGATTGCATTCAGTATTTGGCTGAGCTGGGTGACTTCCACCAATCTTGCAAAAAATATCACCAAATTTTCGGATATGATTACGAGGATTACGCTTTTTGAAAACGAAATGCGTCCTATTAAATATTATAAAAATGACGAGCTCAATGCGTTGGCGAGAGCTTACAATCGCATGATTCTTCAGATTCAGGATCAAAAAGAAAGGCTTCGTTTCAAGGCGTCAGAAGAAGCTTGGCGTGAAATGGCAAAACAGGTTGCGCACGAGGTTAAAAACCCTTTGACACCGATGAAACTGACGATTCAGAATTTTGAAAGAAAATTTGATCCCAATGATCCTGATGTAGGCGAAAAGGTTAAAAGATTAAGCAAAACAATGGTTGATCAGATTGACCTGATTGCTACAGTTGCCTCAGCATTCTCTGAATTTGCCAAGCTTCCAGAAAAAAATAATGAAGTCATTAATTTAAATACAGAAATTGATGATATTCTAAGAGTTTTTAACGATGATCAGATATTTGTGCATTCCAATAAAAGCAATATCATGATCAGTATGGATCGAATTTATCTTTCCAGAATCATTACCAATCTTGTAACCAACGCAAAACAGGCGCAAAGCGATGATCGCAATCTTCTCGTAAATGTAGATATTGAGCAACACCAAAGAAAAGTTATAATCTCAGTTCAGGATAACGGAATTGGAATTGCTGAAAATATGTTTGAAAGAATTTTTGAACCCAATTTTACTTCAAAAAATAGCGGAATGGGTTTAGGTTTATCGATGGTTAGAAAAATGGTGGAAGATTACAAGGGTCAAATTACCGTTAAATCTGAAATTGGTAAGGGTTCTACATTCATTATTACATTACCTACAAATCTTTAG
- the rpmF gene encoding 50S ribosomal protein L32 gives MAHPKRRQSSTRRDKRRTHYKAVVPQLAKDATTGEMHLYHRAHWHEGKLYYRGKVVLEKTVETTTEEN, from the coding sequence ATGGCACATCCAAAGAGAAGACAGTCGTCTACAAGAAGAGATAAGAGAAGAACTCATTACAAAGCAGTAGTTCCTCAATTGGCAAAAGATGCAACTACAGGAGAAATGCATTTATACCACAGAGCACACTGGCATGAAGGAAAATTATACTACAGAGGAAAAGTAGTATTAGAAAAAACAGTAGAAACTACTACAGAAGAAAACTAA
- a CDS encoding DUF177 domain-containing protein: MDKLRNYDISFSGLKIGKHEFRFEIDKEFFQLFDTEQEFTNPKIDVEVFLNKHTTFLEFEVKVNGTVELVCDITNDSFDHDIENQIGILVKFGEEYDDSEEDVVTILANDHAFNVAHLIYENVALSIPMKKVSPNISDEDLAILDKFSPKEIEEKEEEEVDPRWEALKKLKDKN, translated from the coding sequence ATGGACAAGTTAAGAAACTACGATATAAGCTTTTCCGGACTGAAAATCGGTAAGCACGAGTTCAGGTTTGAGATAGATAAAGAGTTCTTTCAATTATTCGACACTGAACAGGAATTTACAAATCCTAAAATCGATGTAGAAGTATTTTTAAATAAACATACTACGTTTTTAGAATTTGAAGTAAAAGTAAATGGAACAGTAGAATTGGTTTGTGATATTACAAACGACAGTTTTGACCACGACATTGAAAACCAAATCGGTATTTTAGTAAAATTCGGAGAAGAATATGACGACAGTGAGGAAGATGTAGTAACAATCCTTGCAAATGATCACGCCTTCAACGTAGCACATTTAATTTATGAAAATGTGGCACTATCAATACCTATGAAGAAAGTATCACCGAACATAAGTGATGAAGATTTGGCAATTCTTGATAAATTCAGCCCGAAAGAAATTGAGGAAAAAGAAGAAGAAGAAGTTGACCCTAGATGGGAAGCTTTGAAGAAATTAAAAGATAAAAATTAA
- the accC gene encoding acetyl-CoA carboxylase biotin carboxylase subunit, with protein sequence MFKKILIANRGEIAMRILRTCKEMGIKTVAVYSTADKDSLHVRFADEAVCIGPAMSKDSYLKIPNIIAAAEITNADAIHPGYGFLSENANFSRICQKNGIKFIGASPEQIERMGDKANAKATMKAANVPCVPGSEGLIESYEHAVKTAEETGYPVMIKATAGGGGKGMRAVWKAEDLKEHWESAIQEAVAAFGNGGMYMEKLIEEPRHIEIQVAGDQFGKACHLSERDCSVQRRNQKLTEETPSPFMTDELREKMGEAAVKAAEFIGYEGVGTIEFLVDKHRNFYFMEMNTRIQVEHPITEQVIDYDLIREQILLAAGTPISGINHYPKLHSIECRINAEDPYADFRPSPGKITGLNIPGGHGIRVDTHVYSGYTIPSNYDSMIAKLITTAQTREEAIAKMKRALEEFYIEGVKTTIPFHRQLMEDEAYLSGNYTTKFMESFVMDKKYDNH encoded by the coding sequence ATGTTCAAAAAAATATTAATTGCCAATCGTGGCGAAATTGCAATGCGTATTTTACGTACTTGTAAAGAAATGGGAATCAAAACCGTTGCGGTATACTCTACTGCCGACAAAGACAGTCTTCACGTAAGATTTGCTGACGAGGCAGTTTGTATTGGTCCTGCAATGAGTAAAGACTCTTACCTAAAAATCCCTAACATTATTGCTGCTGCTGAGATTACCAATGCAGACGCCATTCACCCTGGTTACGGTTTCTTATCTGAAAATGCCAATTTCTCAAGAATCTGTCAGAAAAACGGCATCAAATTTATTGGTGCGAGTCCTGAGCAAATCGAGAGAATGGGAGACAAAGCGAATGCTAAAGCGACCATGAAAGCGGCTAACGTACCTTGCGTACCAGGTTCTGAAGGTTTAATTGAATCTTACGAGCACGCAGTAAAAACAGCTGAAGAAACAGGTTATCCTGTCATGATCAAAGCTACTGCCGGTGGTGGTGGTAAAGGAATGAGAGCTGTTTGGAAAGCCGAAGACCTTAAAGAGCACTGGGAATCTGCCATTCAGGAAGCTGTTGCAGCCTTCGGAAACGGAGGTATGTACATGGAAAAACTGATTGAAGAGCCAAGACATATCGAGATTCAGGTTGCAGGTGACCAATTTGGTAAAGCTTGTCACCTTTCTGAAAGAGACTGTTCTGTACAAAGAAGAAACCAGAAATTAACGGAAGAAACTCCTTCTCCATTCATGACTGACGAGCTTCGTGAGAAAATGGGTGAAGCAGCAGTGAAAGCAGCAGAATTCATCGGTTACGAAGGTGTAGGAACGATTGAATTCCTTGTTGATAAGCACAGAAATTTCTATTTCATGGAAATGAATACGAGAATTCAGGTTGAGCACCCAATTACTGAGCAAGTGATTGATTATGATTTGATCAGAGAACAAATTCTTTTGGCTGCAGGAACTCCTATTTCAGGAATTAACCATTATCCGAAATTACACTCCATCGAGTGTAGAATTAATGCGGAAGATCCTTACGCTGATTTCAGACCGTCACCGGGAAAAATCACAGGATTAAACATTCCTGGCGGACACGGAATCAGAGTTGACACTCACGTTTATTCAGGTTACACCATTCCTTCTAACTACGATTCAATGATTGCAAAGCTTATTACTACGGCACAAACCCGTGAAGAAGCAATTGCAAAAATGAAGCGTGCTTTAGAAGAGTTCTATATTGAAGGTGTGAAAACAACTATTCCTTTCCACAGACAGTTGATGGAAGATGAAGCTTATCTTTCCGGAAACTACACGACAAAATTCATGGAGAGTTTTGTAATGGACAAGAAATATGATAATCATTAA